One window from the genome of Acidihalobacter ferrooxydans encodes:
- a CDS encoding aromatic amino acid transaminase has product MFEHVKAYAGDPILTLVARYLKDERPQKINLSIGYYYDDSGSVPRLRAIAAAQEALAAQFAAASLYLPMEGLAAFRAGTQHLLFGQDSPALQAGRVATVQTVGGSGALKVGADFLKRHFPDAQVWVSDPTWENHVGIFSGAGFPVHAYPYYEPQTNSVRFDAMCEAFANLPAHSIVLLHPCCHNPTGADLTPAQWDRIIDIVEARELIAFLDIAYQGFGDGMADDAYAIRAMAARGLRFLVANSFSKTFSLYGERVGGLSVVCDDEATAERVFGQLKLAVRCIYSSPPNYGAQLVAHVLGNAALKADWMDEVAAMRRRILEMREGLVGLLADSLPNHDFSHLLRQRGMFSYTGLSTAQVDRLREEHALYLLASGRLCVSGLNTGNLQTVAAALAAVQ; this is encoded by the coding sequence ATGTTCGAGCACGTCAAAGCCTATGCCGGCGACCCCATCCTCACGTTGGTCGCGCGTTACCTCAAGGACGAACGGCCACAAAAGATCAACCTCTCCATCGGCTACTATTACGACGACAGCGGCAGCGTGCCGCGCCTGCGCGCTATCGCCGCCGCGCAGGAAGCGCTTGCCGCGCAGTTCGCCGCAGCCTCGCTCTACCTGCCGATGGAAGGGCTGGCCGCATTCCGCGCCGGCACCCAGCACCTGCTGTTCGGGCAGGACAGCCCAGCGTTGCAGGCCGGACGCGTCGCCACCGTGCAAACGGTCGGCGGCTCCGGCGCGCTCAAGGTGGGTGCCGATTTTCTCAAGCGCCATTTTCCGGATGCGCAAGTCTGGGTCAGCGACCCGACCTGGGAAAATCATGTCGGCATATTTTCCGGCGCGGGCTTCCCGGTACACGCCTACCCTTACTATGAACCGCAAACGAACAGCGTGCGGTTCGATGCAATGTGCGAAGCCTTCGCCAACCTGCCCGCGCACAGCATCGTGCTGCTGCACCCCTGCTGCCACAACCCGACCGGCGCGGATCTCACCCCCGCGCAATGGGATCGGATCATCGACATCGTCGAAGCGCGCGAACTGATCGCCTTCCTCGACATCGCCTACCAGGGATTCGGCGACGGCATGGCGGATGACGCCTATGCGATTCGCGCGATGGCCGCGCGGGGCTTGCGCTTTCTCGTCGCCAATTCGTTCTCCAAGACTTTTTCGCTATACGGCGAACGCGTCGGAGGCCTCAGCGTGGTGTGCGACGATGAAGCCACGGCGGAGCGGGTATTCGGGCAACTCAAGCTCGCCGTGCGCTGTATCTATTCCAGCCCGCCGAACTATGGCGCGCAACTGGTCGCCCACGTGCTCGGCAATGCCGCGCTCAAGGCCGACTGGATGGACGAGGTCGCGGCCATGCGCCGGCGCATACTCGAGATGCGCGAAGGGCTCGTCGGTCTGCTCGCCGACAGCCTGCCCAACCACGATTTCAGCCACCTGCTGCGTCAGCGCGGCATGTTCAGCTACACCGGCCTCAGCACAGCGCAGGTCGACCGGCTGCGGGAGGAACACGCACTGTACCTGCTCGCCAGCGGGCGCCTATGTGTTTCCGGACTCAATACGGGCAACCTGCAAACCGTCGCAGCCGCGCTCGCGGCAGTGCAATGA
- the ettA gene encoding energy-dependent translational throttle protein EttA, translated as MAQYIYTMNRVGKIVPPKKQILRDISLNFFPGAKIGVLGYNGAGKSTLLRIMAGVDTDIVGEARPQPGINIGYLPQEPALNPDKDVRGNVEEGLGEIKEAQAKLDAVYAAYAEPDADFDALAAEQARLENIIQAADAHNLDHKLEVAAEALRLPPWDADVTTLSGGERRRVALCRLLLSAPDMLILDEPTNHLDAESVAWLERFLQEFPGTVVAVTHDRYFLDNVAGWILELDRGHGIPWEGNYSSWLEQKERRLAQEEKSEGARVKAMEAELEWVRANPKGRQAKSKTRLKRFEELSASDYQKRSETKEIYIPPGPRLGDKVIEVENLSKSFGDRVLYQGLSFSLPRGGIVGVIGPNGAGKTTLFRMLTGAEQPDEGTITVGETVQIAYVDQSRDALSGDKSVWEELSDGQDIITVGNYEVNSRAYASRFNFKGADQQKRVKDLSGGERNRVHLAKLLKSGGNLLLLDEPTNDLDVETLRALEEALLDFPGSAVVISHDRWFLDRIATHILAFEDDGNVTWYEGNFTDYEEDRRARLGAAAEQPHRMKYRRLHG; from the coding sequence ATGGCTCAATACATCTACACCATGAATCGCGTCGGCAAGATCGTGCCGCCCAAGAAACAGATTCTTCGCGACATCTCGCTCAACTTCTTCCCCGGCGCCAAGATCGGCGTACTTGGCTACAACGGCGCCGGCAAGTCGACGCTGCTGCGCATCATGGCCGGCGTGGACACCGACATCGTCGGCGAGGCGCGCCCGCAGCCCGGCATCAACATCGGCTACCTGCCCCAGGAGCCGGCGCTGAACCCGGACAAGGACGTGCGCGGCAACGTCGAGGAAGGCCTCGGCGAAATCAAGGAGGCGCAGGCCAAACTCGACGCCGTCTATGCCGCCTATGCTGAACCCGACGCCGACTTCGACGCACTGGCCGCCGAGCAGGCCCGCCTGGAGAACATCATTCAGGCCGCCGACGCGCACAATCTCGATCACAAGCTGGAAGTCGCCGCCGAAGCGCTGCGCCTGCCGCCGTGGGACGCCGACGTCACCACGCTCTCCGGCGGCGAACGCCGCCGCGTGGCGCTGTGCCGCCTGCTGCTCTCGGCGCCCGACATGCTGATCCTCGACGAACCGACCAACCACCTCGACGCCGAGTCGGTGGCCTGGCTCGAACGCTTTCTGCAGGAATTTCCCGGCACCGTGGTCGCGGTCACCCACGACCGCTACTTCCTCGACAACGTGGCCGGCTGGATTCTCGAACTCGACCGCGGCCACGGCATCCCCTGGGAAGGCAACTATTCCTCCTGGCTCGAACAGAAGGAACGGCGTCTGGCGCAGGAAGAAAAAAGCGAAGGCGCGCGCGTCAAGGCCATGGAGGCCGAACTCGAATGGGTGCGCGCCAATCCCAAAGGCCGTCAGGCCAAGTCCAAGACCCGCCTCAAGCGCTTCGAGGAACTCAGCGCCAGCGATTACCAGAAACGCTCCGAAACCAAGGAAATCTACATTCCGCCCGGCCCGCGCCTAGGCGACAAGGTCATCGAAGTGGAGAACCTCAGCAAGTCCTTCGGCGACCGCGTACTGTATCAGGGGCTGTCGTTCAGCCTGCCGCGCGGCGGCATCGTCGGCGTGATCGGCCCCAACGGCGCCGGCAAAACCACGCTGTTTCGCATGCTCACCGGCGCGGAACAACCCGACGAGGGCACCATCACCGTCGGCGAAACCGTGCAGATCGCCTATGTCGACCAGAGCCGCGATGCGCTCAGCGGCGACAAGAGCGTGTGGGAGGAGCTTTCCGACGGCCAGGACATCATCACCGTCGGCAACTACGAGGTGAACTCGCGCGCCTACGCCAGCCGCTTCAACTTCAAGGGCGCCGACCAGCAAAAGCGCGTGAAAGACCTGTCCGGCGGCGAACGCAACCGCGTGCACCTGGCCAAGCTGCTCAAGAGCGGCGGCAACCTGCTGCTGCTCGACGAACCCACCAACGACCTCGACGTGGAAACCCTGCGCGCGCTGGAAGAAGCGCTGCTCGACTTCCCCGGCAGCGCGGTGGTCATCTCACACGACCGCTGGTTCCTAGACCGCATCGCCACCCACATCCTCGCCTTCGAGGACGACGGCAACGTGACCTGGTACGAAGGCAATTTCACCGACTACGAAGAAGACCGCCGCGCCCGCCTCGGCGCCGCCGCCGAGCAGCCGCACCGGATGAAATACCGACGACTCCACGGCTAA
- a CDS encoding protein tyrosine phosphatase family protein produces MHTTSAIESILNVRHIGPDLLLGGQPSEDELRAVAAAGYTHVVNLALLDPAYCLPDEAGLAAALGLHYRHIPVDFDAPQLADLDAFATAAEAADRLFLHCAMNYRATAFATLWLERDRGWPRAQADALIADVWEPYGAWPAFISRARREWFSR; encoded by the coding sequence ATGCACACCACCTCCGCCATCGAATCCATCCTCAATGTTCGCCACATCGGCCCCGACCTGTTGCTCGGCGGCCAGCCAAGCGAGGACGAACTGCGCGCGGTCGCCGCCGCAGGCTACACGCACGTCGTCAACCTCGCCCTGCTCGACCCCGCCTACTGCCTGCCGGACGAAGCCGGACTCGCCGCCGCACTTGGCCTGCATTACAGACACATCCCGGTGGACTTCGACGCCCCGCAACTCGCCGACCTCGACGCCTTCGCAACCGCAGCCGAAGCCGCCGACCGGCTGTTCCTGCACTGCGCGATGAACTACCGCGCCACCGCCTTCGCCACGCTCTGGCTGGAACGCGACCGCGGCTGGCCGCGCGCGCAGGCCGACGCACTGATCGCCGACGTCTGGGAGCCTTACGGCGCGTGGCCGGCATTCATCTCCCGTGCCCGCAGGGAGTGGTTCAGCCGCTGA
- a CDS encoding YrhK family protein, which produces MPETRSGPDRTNDIRLTLGKDQLVISRRYETISILNDFLVALWFLIGSVMFLLPAWVTTGTLLFVLGSAQLLIRPCIRLAHHIHLRRIAPSGWGM; this is translated from the coding sequence ATGCCCGAGACACGCTCCGGCCCGGATCGAACAAACGACATCAGGCTCACGTTGGGGAAAGATCAACTGGTGATCAGTCGCCGCTACGAAACCATCAGTATTCTGAACGATTTTCTGGTCGCGTTGTGGTTTCTGATCGGCAGCGTGATGTTTCTGCTGCCGGCATGGGTCACGACCGGGACACTGCTGTTCGTGCTCGGCAGTGCGCAATTGCTGATCCGGCCGTGCATCCGGCTGGCGCACCATATCCATCTGCGCCGGATCGCCCCATCCGGATGGGGCATGTGA
- a CDS encoding TIGR00341 family protein, with protein MKLIEVIASASSHDTVAAVADTVKAHDYRAFPQTGDDQLLMRLLVSDDKVQRALDLLQSVLGVQPEARILVLAVETALPRAPEAESAEEDNATAAREALYSEVEKNSRLGTNYLVLVVLSTVVAAIGMIENNISAIIGAMVIAPLLGPNLAFGLSTALGDLALMRKAVTTLLAGIALAVVLSAMVGAFWPYPLHSHELLSRTSPGFDSAILALASGAAAALSLTTGLSSVLVGVMVAVALLPPAAALGLFLGAQNFGLATGAGLLLAVNVVCVNLASKIVFLLKNIRPRVWTDKERARRATTIYLVMWVVTLAVLLLAIYLRNTLPH; from the coding sequence ATGAAACTGATTGAAGTCATCGCCTCCGCGTCGAGCCATGACACCGTCGCCGCCGTGGCAGACACGGTCAAGGCGCACGATTACCGCGCCTTCCCGCAGACCGGCGATGACCAGTTGCTCATGCGACTGCTGGTCAGCGACGACAAAGTCCAGCGCGCGCTCGACCTGCTCCAGAGCGTACTCGGCGTACAGCCTGAGGCGCGCATCCTCGTCCTGGCCGTCGAAACGGCCCTGCCGCGCGCGCCGGAGGCGGAAAGCGCGGAGGAAGACAACGCGACCGCCGCCCGCGAGGCGCTTTACAGCGAGGTCGAAAAAAACTCCAGGCTCGGCACCAACTACCTCGTGCTGGTGGTGCTATCGACCGTGGTCGCCGCCATTGGCATGATCGAAAACAATATCAGCGCGATCATCGGCGCCATGGTCATCGCGCCGCTGCTCGGCCCTAACCTCGCCTTCGGCCTGAGCACCGCGCTTGGCGATCTGGCGCTGATGCGCAAGGCCGTCACAACGCTGCTCGCCGGTATCGCGCTGGCCGTTGTGCTCTCGGCCATGGTCGGTGCGTTCTGGCCCTACCCACTGCACAGCCACGAACTGCTCAGCCGCACCTCGCCCGGCTTCGACTCGGCCATCCTCGCGCTCGCCTCTGGCGCGGCGGCGGCGCTCTCGCTGACCACCGGGCTGTCCAGCGTGCTGGTCGGCGTGATGGTCGCCGTCGCACTGCTGCCGCCGGCCGCCGCGCTCGGGCTGTTCCTCGGCGCGCAGAATTTCGGCCTCGCCACCGGCGCCGGCCTGCTGCTGGCGGTCAACGTGGTCTGCGTCAACCTGGCCAGCAAAATCGTGTTTCTGCTCAAGAATATCCGTCCGCGCGTCTGGACGGACAAGGAACGCGCCAGACGCGCCACCACGATTTATCTGGTCATGTGGGTGGTCACGCTGGCAGTGTTACTGCTGGCCATTTATCTGCGCAACACGCTTCCGCACTGA
- a CDS encoding glutathione S-transferase, translating to MVASRLAVPAPAPTAVQGAPHRARSPVYRGQAQGAFALSSGRVPVLIDGNLRVWDSLAICEYVSERYLGGRGWPSDPQARAVARAVCAQMHADFTCLRRHLPMNLRGEFSWRHVSHAAEADIAQIIALWHACHTAYGQGKPWLFGHFTIADAFFAPVAARFLTYSVPLPPEAARYVDALRSLPAMDAWYAAARNERWRLPQYEALETWLAACPAK from the coding sequence ATGGTCGCTTCGCGCCTGGCTGTTCCTGCGCCAGCACCAACTGCCGTTCAAGGAGCACCTCATCGCGCTCGCTCACCCGTTTACCGCGGTCAAGCTCAAGGAGCTTTCGCCCTCTCCTCTGGACGGGTTCCCGTGCTCATCGACGGCAATTTGCGGGTGTGGGACTCCCTGGCGATTTGCGAATATGTCTCCGAACGCTATCTCGGCGGCCGTGGCTGGCCCTCAGACCCGCAAGCTCGCGCCGTAGCCCGCGCTGTCTGCGCACAGATGCATGCCGATTTCACCTGCCTTCGCCGCCATCTGCCGATGAACTTGCGCGGTGAGTTTTCCTGGCGCCATGTCAGCCACGCCGCCGAAGCCGACATCGCGCAGATCATCGCACTCTGGCACGCGTGCCACACGGCCTACGGGCAGGGCAAGCCGTGGCTGTTCGGCCACTTCACGATCGCCGACGCTTTCTTCGCCCCGGTCGCGGCACGTTTCCTCACCTACAGCGTACCGCTACCACCCGAGGCGGCACGCTACGTGGACGCGCTGCGCAGTCTGCCCGCGATGGATGCCTGGTATGCTGCCGCGCGCAATGAACGCTGGCGCCTGCCACAGTACGAAGCGTTGGAAACCTGGCTGGCAGCCTGCCCTGCGAAATAA
- a CDS encoding MFS transporter, translating to MNTSLNVPTQGSIYRVAGASIIGSVIEQYDFLVTGVIAATVWGGIFFKLPALTAVAAAIGVYGLGIMIRPIGAYLFGHLADRYGRRDAMVYSLVLMGVSTLCIGLTPTYDSIGIIAPILLLVFRLLQGISFGAEFGTASTWVIEQAAKSKHRAFWGAWVGFAIPIGLLLGFGSVILVKSLMTPAEFIAWGWRIFFFVGFLVAIVGIVIRLRTQDSFVFDNFKAKHTVLKMPATQVWRELPLRILRTSLVNAMFGGAFFLAFVFGTGYMKTVGFTGMQAEIIGLIAAASMFVFMIIGAYLADVINRRTILLIAAVVFLVFAIPYFYLINTHSFLLATIAEIIGFGFVFGFGYGAIPAFYTENFPTQYRASGASAAYQISQVYGGGLIPILAGVILQATGVKQAYIYIGIMVMVYAVLAIIAILMTPDTTHIDLEATQEHTARRG from the coding sequence ATGAACACATCTCTGAACGTACCCACACAGGGGAGCATCTACCGCGTCGCCGGTGCGTCAATCATCGGCTCGGTCATCGAGCAATACGACTTCCTGGTCACCGGCGTGATCGCGGCGACCGTGTGGGGCGGCATCTTCTTTAAACTGCCTGCGCTGACCGCCGTTGCCGCAGCAATTGGCGTGTACGGTCTGGGCATCATGATCCGGCCCATCGGCGCCTACCTGTTCGGCCACCTGGCCGACCGTTACGGGCGCCGCGATGCGATGGTCTATTCGTTGGTACTGATGGGCGTGAGCACGCTGTGCATCGGTCTGACGCCAACCTACGACAGTATCGGCATCATCGCGCCCATACTGCTGCTTGTGTTCCGACTTCTGCAGGGCATCAGCTTCGGCGCGGAATTCGGCACAGCCTCGACCTGGGTAATCGAGCAGGCGGCGAAGTCGAAACATCGCGCATTCTGGGGCGCCTGGGTGGGCTTTGCCATCCCGATCGGCCTGCTGCTCGGTTTTGGTTCGGTGATTTTGGTGAAATCACTGATGACGCCTGCCGAATTCATCGCCTGGGGCTGGAGGATCTTTTTCTTCGTGGGCTTTCTGGTGGCGATTGTCGGTATCGTTATCCGCCTGCGCACGCAGGACAGTTTCGTGTTCGATAACTTCAAGGCCAAACACACTGTGCTCAAAATGCCCGCTACACAGGTATGGCGCGAACTGCCGCTGCGCATTTTGCGCACTTCGCTGGTCAACGCGATGTTCGGCGGTGCGTTCTTCCTCGCCTTCGTGTTTGGCACCGGCTACATGAAAACGGTCGGCTTCACCGGCATGCAAGCAGAGATCATCGGCCTGATCGCCGCCGCATCGATGTTCGTATTCATGATCATTGGCGCCTACCTCGCGGATGTCATCAACCGGCGCACCATTCTGTTGATTGCCGCCGTCGTGTTTCTGGTTTTCGCCATTCCGTACTTCTATCTGATCAACACACACAGCTTCCTGCTGGCGACCATCGCCGAGATCATCGGTTTCGGTTTCGTGTTTGGCTTCGGCTACGGCGCCATCCCTGCGTTTTATACAGAGAACTTCCCCACGCAGTACCGCGCATCCGGCGCAAGCGCCGCATACCAGATTTCGCAGGTCTATGGCGGCGGACTGATTCCAATCCTCGCAGGCGTGATCCTGCAGGCAACCGGAGTCAAACAGGCCTACATCTATATCGGCATAATGGTCATGGTGTACGCCGTGCTGGCGATCATCGCCATCCTGATGACGCCTGATACAACACACATCGATCTCGAAGCCACACAGGAACATACCGCCAGGCGCGGCTGA
- a CDS encoding AbrB family transcriptional regulator: MPRFNRLHTGFKSLLTLAAGVLGGYMLALAGLPLPWMLGAIAGASVAAVWGLETALPRWLRNGALVVIGLMLASSIHPGILKHIAHWPVSMTGVALYVVIATASLYALFRRFAGFDPTTAYFASAPGGLMAMVVVGAQLGGNEQKIALTHAIRVVFVVFIVVLGSHALFGINTQHSAAVASRSPTLTQWSLLIMVGAAGWALGRLLRLPAAAMLGPLLVMAVARIGGVHFAPVPAPLFAVAQVVIGTGIGAGFAGISLRDLLRHALLSVLAAVWLLILSALLAWALERLTGLPFDALFLGLTPGGLSAISIIAIALEINPAFVIAHNLFRIILITFAAPVVFRVLRRHRSGSQ; the protein is encoded by the coding sequence ATGCCGCGATTCAATCGCCTTCACACGGGCTTTAAATCACTCCTGACCCTCGCTGCGGGCGTGCTCGGCGGATACATGCTCGCCTTGGCGGGTCTGCCGTTGCCGTGGATGCTCGGCGCGATCGCAGGCGCCTCCGTGGCCGCCGTGTGGGGCCTGGAAACCGCACTACCGCGCTGGCTGCGCAACGGCGCCCTGGTCGTCATCGGCCTCATGCTCGCCTCCAGCATCCACCCCGGCATCCTGAAGCACATTGCGCACTGGCCTGTATCGATGACCGGCGTCGCGCTCTACGTCGTCATTGCCACGGCGAGCCTGTACGCGCTGTTCCGGCGATTTGCCGGCTTCGATCCGACCACCGCCTACTTTGCATCAGCGCCGGGCGGCTTGATGGCCATGGTCGTCGTCGGCGCGCAGCTGGGTGGAAATGAGCAGAAAATCGCCTTGACGCACGCGATTCGCGTGGTGTTCGTTGTGTTTATTGTGGTGCTGGGGTCTCACGCATTGTTCGGCATCAACACCCAGCACAGCGCCGCGGTGGCCAGCCGTTCGCCCACCCTGACGCAGTGGTCGCTATTGATCATGGTGGGCGCTGCGGGTTGGGCGCTGGGGCGGCTCCTGCGCCTGCCGGCCGCCGCAATGCTGGGGCCGCTGCTGGTCATGGCAGTGGCGCGCATCGGCGGTGTGCATTTTGCGCCGGTGCCGGCACCGCTGTTCGCTGTTGCACAGGTGGTGATCGGCACCGGCATCGGAGCGGGGTTTGCGGGCATTTCGCTGCGCGACCTGCTGCGCCATGCGCTATTGTCGGTGCTCGCGGCGGTATGGCTGCTGATTCTGTCCGCCTTGCTTGCCTGGGCCCTGGAGCGTTTGACCGGCTTACCGTTCGATGCCTTGTTTCTCGGACTGACGCCAGGCGGCCTGTCCGCCATATCGATCATCGCGATTGCGCTCGAAATCAATCCGGCCTTCGTGATCGCACACAACCTTTTCCGCATCATTCTGATCACCTTCGCCGCTCCCGTGGTGTTTCGCGTGCTGCGCCGGCACAGGTCCGGATCGCAGTAA
- the glgX gene encoding glycogen debranching protein GlgX: MPHTTQVGSPQPLGAHFENDGVNFAIFSSRAERVTLEFYATPDAAAPNQRFALDPQSNRTGDIWHIRVDGVRPGQLYGYRADGLFRPGEGQRFNPHRLLLDPYARAVAAPPDWNFSDNLGHRDDGSANPVDDAGRMAKAVVVAPAAHAAVPAPFPRRAWTETVIYETHVRGFTVHPSAGVAHPGTYRGLIEKLPYLADLGITAIELLPVFEFNHLGTSARNPRTGERLHNYWGYDPVSWFAPKASYATADDAAGQIAEFRELVEACHRAGLEVILDVVFNHSAESDGFGPTLHLRGLDNAVYYHLDDDPARYRNYAGTGNALNAGHPAVADLILDSLRYWVGELRVDGFRFDLASVFARDASGAVHDHTPLLTRLAEDPVLRDTKLIAEAWDAAGAYQVGHFGTPRWTEWNGRYRDDIRRFWRGDAGLLGAFATRLCGSSDLYRAAGKGPQCSINFITAHDGFTLNDLVSYADKHNLDNGEDGRDGENQNHSLNYGIEGPSDDPAIDALRLRHIKNLLLTLFVSRGTPMLLGGDEFRRTQGGNNNGWCQDNAISWFDWTLLKRHAGLHRFVRGLIALRRAHPVLSRDSWYEDDDITFFAPHGTPPDWDTPTARQLGVAIAAEPPLCLLFNAAPDATTFALPDAPAGSAWHRAVDTGCDSPDDLRASGDEVPLNDPQHAACAARSCVVLLARPTN, encoded by the coding sequence ATGCCCCACACCACACAGGTCGGCTCACCGCAACCACTCGGCGCCCACTTCGAGAACGACGGCGTCAACTTCGCCATCTTCAGCAGCCGCGCCGAGCGCGTCACGCTGGAGTTCTATGCGACCCCCGACGCCGCCGCACCGAACCAACGCTTTGCGCTCGACCCGCAAAGCAACCGCACCGGCGACATCTGGCACATCCGGGTGGACGGCGTGCGGCCCGGCCAGCTCTATGGCTACCGCGCCGACGGCCTCTTCCGCCCCGGCGAAGGGCAGCGCTTCAACCCGCATAGGCTGCTGCTCGACCCCTACGCCCGCGCCGTCGCCGCCCCGCCCGACTGGAATTTCAGCGACAACCTCGGCCACCGGGACGACGGCAGCGCCAACCCGGTCGACGACGCCGGCCGCATGGCCAAGGCCGTGGTCGTCGCCCCCGCTGCACACGCCGCCGTGCCCGCACCGTTCCCGCGCCGTGCGTGGACTGAAACCGTCATTTACGAAACCCACGTGCGCGGCTTCACCGTGCACCCGTCGGCCGGCGTGGCGCATCCCGGCACCTATCGTGGCCTGATCGAAAAACTGCCCTATCTCGCCGACCTCGGCATCACCGCCATCGAACTCCTGCCGGTCTTCGAGTTCAACCACCTGGGTACCTCGGCGCGCAACCCGCGCACCGGCGAGCGCCTGCACAACTACTGGGGCTACGATCCCGTTTCCTGGTTCGCGCCCAAGGCCAGCTACGCCACCGCCGACGATGCCGCAGGCCAGATCGCCGAATTCCGCGAACTGGTCGAAGCCTGTCACCGCGCCGGCCTCGAAGTCATCCTCGACGTGGTGTTCAACCACAGCGCCGAAAGCGACGGGTTCGGCCCCACCCTGCACCTGCGCGGCCTCGACAACGCCGTCTACTACCACCTTGACGACGACCCCGCCCGCTACCGCAATTACGCCGGCACCGGCAACGCGCTCAACGCCGGCCATCCGGCAGTCGCCGACCTCATTCTGGACTCGCTGCGCTACTGGGTCGGCGAACTGCGCGTCGACGGCTTCCGGTTCGACCTCGCCTCCGTGTTCGCACGCGATGCCAGCGGCGCCGTGCACGACCACACCCCGTTGCTCACGCGCCTGGCCGAAGACCCCGTGCTGCGCGACACCAAACTCATCGCCGAAGCCTGGGACGCCGCCGGCGCCTACCAGGTCGGGCACTTCGGTACGCCGCGCTGGACCGAATGGAACGGCCGCTACCGCGACGACATCCGCCGCTTCTGGCGCGGCGACGCCGGTCTGCTCGGGGCCTTCGCCACCCGTCTGTGCGGCAGCTCCGATCTCTACCGGGCAGCCGGCAAAGGGCCGCAATGCAGCATCAACTTCATCACGGCGCACGATGGCTTCACGCTCAACGATCTGGTCAGCTACGCAGACAAACACAACCTCGACAACGGCGAGGACGGGCGCGACGGCGAGAACCAGAACCACAGCCTCAACTACGGCATCGAAGGTCCCAGCGACGACCCCGCCATCGACGCGCTGCGTCTGCGCCACATCAAAAACCTGCTGCTCACCCTGTTCGTGTCGCGCGGCACACCCATGCTGCTCGGCGGCGACGAGTTCCGCCGCACCCAGGGCGGCAACAACAACGGCTGGTGCCAGGACAACGCCATCAGCTGGTTCGACTGGACCCTGCTGAAGCGCCATGCCGGGCTGCATCGATTCGTGCGCGGCCTGATCGCCCTGCGCCGCGCACATCCCGTGCTCAGCCGCGACAGTTGGTACGAAGACGACGACATCACCTTCTTCGCGCCACACGGCACGCCGCCGGACTGGGACACCCCCACAGCCCGACAACTGGGTGTAGCGATCGCCGCCGAGCCGCCGCTATGCCTGCTGTTCAACGCCGCACCCGACGCCACCACTTTCGCCCTGCCCGACGCGCCCGCGGGCAGCGCCTGGCATCGGGCTGTCGACACCGGATGCGACAGCCCTGACGATCTGCGCGCCAGCGGCGACGAAGTGCCGCTGAACGACCCGCAGCACGCCGCCTGCGCGGCGCGCAGTTGCGTCGTCCTGCTCGCGCGCCCCACGAACTAA